From one Lycium barbarum isolate Lr01 chromosome 6, ASM1917538v2, whole genome shotgun sequence genomic stretch:
- the LOC132599114 gene encoding uncharacterized protein LOC132599114 isoform X1: protein MMQGLHHQQQQLAALVTVALPKDDSSKSTSSAEDNDESSRVGAITSLQRAILYPPNSLLITHSASFLAQGFSQLLSDKSYSVRQAAATAYGALCSVLCLISIAPNGRQNHVILGSLVDRFIGWALPLLSTVVDGTTDLALEALREFLNVGDVAAVERFALPILKACQELLEDERTSLSLLRRLLAVLTLISLKFFRCFQPHFVDVVDLLLGWAMVPDLAESDRRVIMDSFLQFQKYWVNNMQFPLGLLSKFLGDMDVLLQDASPGSSQQFQRLLALLSCFSTVLQSTASGLLEMNMLEQISEPLCKMVPTLLGCMSMIGKKFGWSKWIDDSWRCLTLLAEILSERFAIFYPIAVDILFQSLVMDCKDQSMRIKKLDSFQVHGVLKTNLQLLSLQKLGLSASSVHKILQFDAPISQLRLHPNHLVPASSAATYIFLLQHGNFEVVEKSVIVLLEELDLLRCMLGQKSDLQNPAYDVKVPKSYSKSELFALIKFDLRVLLSCVSLGSGASMIGQTEIDTLYVNRSGKLISSIIGNFNPFESPVRGHVELQVTVLKTLERLAALEFLSKCSLSKQVTATVSQETPEKLEKVENERTELPGLVLQHLKMYAILLIRALHDTSPLAVKIEALQWIHEFCGKVVDIYENEKALYFPYEVFGYADIVQDLLFSVLDVASDREPKVRSFVALVLQKLLQAKLVHPTHFIITTQAVIEKLGDPDEDIRNAFVRLLSNVLPITVYACGLRDNGVDTTCWPGVLRFNNRSNLHWKQLFALKQLPQQLHSQQLVTILSYIAQRWKVPLSSWIQRLICSCGRPKNVGLIQPEETSNSSSNGLLWDIKVDEDVLKRICFVNTLAGAWWAIHEAARYCITTRLRTNLGGPTQTFAALERMLLDVAHVLRLDADQSDGNLNIIGSSYAHLLPMRLLLDFVEALKKNVYNAYEGSTVLPSASRQSSLFFRANKKVCEEWFSRISEPMMNAGLALQCHDATIYYCALRLEELRSLVVSAIKDKSKVLVAENIHNVRARYAADILRVLRHICLAFCKTHEPEALIGIHNWATVVFSPLFTDENQSLDDSGIIGHFSWITGLVYQVEGQHEKAAAHFIHLLQTEDSLTSMGSDGVQFSIARIIESYSAVSDWKSLESWLLELQTLRAKHAGKSYSGALTTAGNEVNSVQALARFDEAEFQAAWACLDLTPKSSSELSLDPKLALQRSEQMLLQAMLHQVEGRVEKVPEELQKAKGMLMEPLSVLPLDGLVEAASHVNQLYCISAFEECYKLNVSQDKHFPSLISSHMQAMKSPIIKDRQDCNIWLKVLRIYQKAYPTSPMTLELCRNLMSLARKQKNFRLANRLDNYLKDRLSSFPDGSTRDHINLGLEYERVLLVRAEDKFEDALTSLWSLIRSSMVSSSFVASDTIDKVLKAKACLKLSNWLQEDYSNSGMKDIVLQFRGEFNTSPGREESSFILDNLACKENVNAIIQELVGTATKLSSQLCPTLGKSWISYASWCYNQARSSLRAPCEATLFSCSFSAVLDSEIQPTRYKLTEEEFLKVKDIISKLLRGRYWGKVLNEDGDSDVCCSESSESMQSDGTARSLLQEVVDTIEAEAGAPGVEDYNGEFFPNTLTSKLQQCLLKANVFLEEANVISLISDLVNIWWSLRRRRVSLFGHAAQAFVNFLSYASSRSLDGQLTGCSEKSKYKSVNYTLRSTLYVLHILLNYGVELKDTLEPALSAVPLLPWQEITPQLFARLSSHPEQAVRKQLETLLVKLAKLSPRSVVYPTLVDANSYEREPSEELQKILACLNELYPKLVQDVQLMITELENVTVLWEELWLSTLQDLHADVMRRINLLKEEAARIAENPTLSHGEKNKINAAKYSAMMAPIVVVLERRFASTSRKPETPHEIWFHDVYKEQIKSAIVTFKTPPASAAALGDVWRPFDNVAASLASYQRKSSVSLGEVAPQLAILSSSDAPMPGLEKQMTVSESEEGLNTSSSGIVTIASFCEQVAILSTKTKPKKIVIVGSDGEKYTYLLKGREDLRLDARIMQLLQAVNNFLHSSSAVQSQSVCVRFYSVTPISGRAGLIQWVDNVVSIYSIFKAWQSRVQLAQLSALGANAKQTVPPPVPRPMDMFYGKIIPALKEKGIRRVISRRDWPHEVKRKVLLDLMKEAPKQLLYQELWCASEGFKAFSSKLKRYSGSVAAMSIIGHVLGLGDRHLDNILIDFCSGDIVHIDYNVCFDKGQRLKIPEIVPFRLTQTIEAALGLTGVEGTFRANCEAVLGVLKKNKDIILMLLEVFVWDPLVEWTREDFHDDAAIFGEERKGMDLAVSLSLFASRMQEIRIPLQEHHDLLLSTLPAVESGLERFINIMNQYEVVSGLYRRADQERSNLVLRETSAKSLVAEATSTSENIRASLEMQARELAQAQAVVMEKAQEATTWIEQHGRTLDALRSSSIPDIRASIKLTAKEESLSLVSAVLVAGVPLTVVPEPTQAQCNDIDREVSHLVAELDHGLSPAISTIQTYSLALQRILPINYHTSSPVHGWAQVLQLAVNTLSSDILSLSRRQAAELIGKAHGDGIDSVKNRYDDLCLKVGQYAAEIERMEEECAELVNSTGPETELRAKNSLLSAFKNYMESAGFERKEDSGQLGSSVHGGSQDGGLHGNFQETKEKVLSVLKAAFSSIYNDVKNKILDNLSHFTRRRHTDMILCSDLGNFFSEFEEQVEKCMLVAKFLNELQQYVSMDYRGIDTAVDTSESLFDSNWTSIFKTSLFSCKNLVVQMVEVVLPEVIRSVILFNTEVMDVFASLSQIRRSIDTALEQLIEVELERASLAELEQNYFVKVGLITEQQLALEEATVKGRDHLSWEEAEELASQEEACRAQLDKLHQSWNQKDVRTSSLVQKEATIRSSLVSLEQNLQSMISHEHDKELHLFRSRALMAALMQPFSELEAVDRELSLLGPPFESGSTRIYHLKNLFNSGCPLSEYIWKFPGIWSNHAFFVWKVYIVDSFLDSCTQNIALQADQSLGFDQLVNIVKKKLESQLQENVEQYLKEKVAHVLITRLEKESEYLKQVTETTEDLTCDQGNNHFAAVRNVQSMLQEYCNAHETVRAAKSAASLMKRQVSELKEALLKTSLEIVQIEWMHDINANLMQKRRLISHKYLSSDARLLPVLINISRPQLLENFQSSITKIARALEGLQACERTSVAAEGQLERAMSWACGGASSTSAGNTLARNPGIPQEFHDHLMRRQQLLCEVREKASDVMKLCISILKFELSRDGFFQTSEEFYPSRSIADSRTWQQGYLNALTNLDVTFHSFTHTEQEWKLAQSKMETASSGLFSASNELCVASVKAKSASGDLQSTLLAMRDCSYELSVALSAFEAITRGRTALTSECGSMLEEVLAVTEGVHDVHSIAKEATALHSSLMEDLSKANGILLPLESLLCKDVATMTEAMTKEREATMEISPVHGQAIFQSYHVKVEKTYEVFKPLVQSLTISVEGLYSMLTRLAQSASLHAGNLHKALEGLGESQEARSEDLNSYRPDLADPYDGESEIFSQSDRESSMDFLDVNGLSLQDKGWISAPDSMTSGSSESAATSSQVSLANSSNGPDLTDTITPHCFDDTETREYSHNLPQAESEKTQETFEMKLLLGNEEPLSRKDKVEEPAHETSFINVEAASRTTRGKNTYALSILRRVEMKLDGRDVADNREISVAEQVDYLLKQATSVDNLCNMYEGWTPWI from the exons GTCATATTCAGTGCGCCAGGCAGCAGCTACTGCTTATGGTGCTTTGTGTTCTGTACTATGTTTAATCTCAATAGCTCCAAATGGAAGGCAGAACCATGTCATTCTTGGCAGTTTGGTTGATCGGTTCATTGGTTGGGCATTGCCATTGCTTAGCACTGTAGTAGATGGGACAACTGATCTTGCATTGGAGGCCTTGCGTGAATTTCTTAATGTTGGGGATGTTGCTGCTGTTGAGAGGTTTGCATTGCCAATTCTCAAGGCTTGCCAAGAGCTTCTTGAGGATGAAAGAACCTCCTTGAGCTTATTGCGCAGGCTTCTCGCCGTTTTAACACTGATCTCCTTGAAGTTTTTTAGATGCTTTCAGCCCcactttgttgatgttgttgatctccTCCTTGGGTGGGCAATGGTGCCAGACCTTGCAGAATCTGATAGGCGTGTTATTATGGATAGTTTCCTGCAGTTTCAGAAATATTGGGTGAACAATATGCAGTTTCCATTGGGATTGCTCTCAAAGTTTCTAGGCGATATGGACGTGCTACTTCAGGATGCAAGTCCTGGTAGCTCCCAGCAGTTTCAAAGATTACTTGCATTATTGTCTTGTTTTTCGACAGTGTTACAGTCCACAGCATCGGGTTTGCTGGAGATGAATATGCTTGAGCAGATAAGTGAACCTCTTTGTAAAATGGTTCCTACTCTATTAGGATGCATGTCTATGATTGGAAAAAAGTTTGGGTGGTCAAAATGGATTGATGATTCTTGGAGATGCTTGACATTGCTTGCTGAAATTTTGAGTGAACGGTTTGCAATATTTTACCCTATTGCAGTTGATATCTTGTTTCAGAGCTTGGTTATGGATTGTAAGGACCAGTCTATGAGGATTAAGAAGCTTGATTCCTTTCAGGTTCATGGAGTTCTTAAAACCAATTTGCAATTGCTGTCTCTTCAAAAGCTTGGCCTTTCTGCATCATCTGTTCACAAGATATTACAATTTGATGCTCCTATATCTCAGCTGCGTTTACATCCCAACCACTTAGTGCCCGCAAGTTCGGCAGCTACTTACATATTTTTGCTTCAACATGGGAACTTTGAGGTTGTTGAAAAATCAGTGATTGTGCTGCTTGAGGAGCTGGATTTGTTGAGGTGCATGCTCGGACAAAAATCAGACCTGCAAAATCCAGCATATGATGTCAAAGTTCCTAAATCTTACTCGAAATCTGAGCTATTTGCCTTGATTAAGTTTGATCTGAGGGTCTTACTTAGTTGTGTTTCTTTGGGCAGTGGAGCTAGCATGATTGGCCAAACGGAAATCGACACTCTGTATGTTAATAGGTCAGGAAAGTTAATATCGAGCATTATTGGCAATTTCAACCCTTTCGAGTCACCTGTCCGAGGGCATGTAGAATTGCAAGTCACAGTTCTCAAGACGTTAGAAAGACTAGCTGCACTTGAATTTTTAAGCAAATGCTCTCTAAGCAAACAAGTTACTGCCACAGTTTCACAGGAAACACCTGAGAAGCTTGAAAAGGTTGAAAATGAGAGGACTGAACTTCCTGGGCTAGTCTTACAGCATCTGAAAATGTATGCTATCCTTCTTATAAGAGCTCTTCATGACACTTCTCCTCTAGCAGTTAAAATAGAAGCACTACAGTGGATACATGAATTCTGTGGAAAAGTTGTTGACATATATGAGAATGAGAAGGCATTATATTTTCCATATGAAGTATTTGGATATGCAGACATTGTCCAGGATTTGCTGTTTTCAGTTCTGGATGTTGCGTCAGATAGAGAACCAAAAGTGAGATCTTTTGTGGCATTAGTCCTTCAGAAGCTTCTACAAGCAAAGCTTGTTCATCCTACACACTTCATAATTACTACTCAGGCGGTTATTGAAAAACTTGGTGATCCAGATGAAGATATACGTAATGCATTTGTCAGGTTGCTTTCAAATGTGCTACCTATTACAGTGTATGCATGTGGTCTCCGTGACAATGGAGTGGATACTACGTGCTGGCCAGGTGTTCTTAGATTTAACAATAGGTCGAACTTGCATTGGAAGCAACTTTTTGCACTTAAGCAACTGCCTCAGCAACTTCATTCACAGCAACTTGTTACCATACTTAGTTACATTGCACAGAGATGGAAAGTGCCTCTTTCTTCGTGGATCCAGAGGCTCATTTGTAGCTGTGGGCGCCCCAAAAATGTTGGTTTGATTCAGCCTGAGGAAACATCTAATTCTAGCTCAAATGGGCTATTGTGGGATATCAAAGTTGACGAAGATGTTCTTAAGAGAATTTGCTTTGTTAACACTCTTGCTGGTGCATGGTGGGCAATACATGAAGCTGCCAGATATTGTATTACCACTCGCCTTCGGACGAACCTTGGTGGTCCAACTCAAACTTTTGCAGCATTGGAGCGCATGCTTCTTGACGTTGCTCATGTCCTGCGGCTTGATGCTGATCAAAGTGATGGAAACTTAAATATTATTGGTTCTTCTTATGCTCACTTGTTACCTATGAGATTGCTGCTTGATTTTGTAGAGGCTCTTAAGAAAAATGTATACAATGCATATGAAGGATCAACTGTTTTACCCAGTGCTTCTCGGCAAAGTTCCTTGTTCTTTCGGGCAAATAAGAAGGTTTGTGAGGAGTGGTTTTCTCGGATAAGTGAGCCTATGATGAATGCAGGATTGGCGCTCCAATGTCATGATGCTACGATTTACTATTGCGCGTTGCGCTTGGAGGAGCTAAGGAGCCTTGTGGTTTCAGCTATCAAAGACAAGTCGAAAGTGCTAGTGGCTGAAAATATCCACAATGTCAGAGCCAGGTATGCTGCAGATATCTTGAGGGTTTTACGGCACATATGTTTGGCTTTCTGTAAAACTCACGAGCCAGAGGCATTAATTGGTATCCACAATTGGGCAACAGTAGTTTTCTCTCCCTTGTTTACTGATGAAAACCAGAGTTTAGATGATAGTGGAATAATTGGACATTTTTCATGGATTACTGGGCTTGTATATCAAGTTGAAGGTCAGCATGAAAAAGCTGCGGCTCACTTTATTCATCTGCTGCAGACTGAGGACTCACTCACTTCTATGGGTTCTGATGGTGTTCAGTTTTCGATTGCACGTATTATTGAGAGTTACTCGGCAGTTTCTGATTGGAAGTCCTTGGAATCCTGGCTGTTGGAACTGCAAACACTTCGTGCTAAGCATGCTGGAAAAAGTTATTCTGGTGCTCTAACAACTGCTGGCAATGAAGTAAATTCAGTTCAAGCCTTGGCACGCTTTGATGAGGCTGAATTTCAGGCAGCATGGGCTTGTCTTGATTTGACCCCTAAAAGTAGCAGCGAACTCAGCCTGGATCCCAAGTTGGCTTTACAAAGGAGTGAACAAATGCTGTTGCAAGCTATGCTTCATCAAGTTGAGGGAAGAGTGGAGAAGGTGCCAGAGGAATTGCAGAAGGCCAAGGGAATGCTGATGGAACCATTGTCTGTCTTGCCTTTGGATGGACTTGTAGAGGCAGCATCACATGTCAACCAGTTATACTGCATCTCTGCATTTGAAGAATGTTACAAGCTCAATGTAAGCCAAGACAAGCATTTTCCATCACTGATAAGTTCTCATATGCAAGCGATGAAGTCTCCCATTATCAAAGATCGTCAAGATTGCAATATATGGTTAAAGGTCCTACGAATATATCAAAAGGCTTACCCCACATCACCTATGACTCTTGaactttgcaggaatttgatgagcTTAGCTCGTAAGCAAAAGAACTTCCGTTTGGCAAATCGTCTTGACAATTATCTCAAAGATCGTCTTTCTAGTTTCCCTGATGGAAGTACCCGTGATCATATAAATCTTGGTTTGGAGTATGAGAGAGTACTGTTGGTGCGTGCTGAAGACAAATTTGAAGATGCTTTAACCAGTCTTTGGTCACTTATCCGTTCTTCCATGGTTTCATCTTCATTTGTAGCGTCTGACACCATTGATAAAGTTCTGAAGGCAAAGGCATGCCTGAAACTATCTAATTGGTTGCAAGAAGACTATTCAAATTCTGGGATGAAAGACATAGTCCTCCAATTTAGAGGTGAGTTCAACACCTCACCCGGCAGAGAGGAATCTAGCTTCATTCTTGATAATCTGGCTTGTAAGGAGAATGTGAACGCTATTATTCAGGAACTTGTGGGCACTGCAACAAAGTTGTCATCCCAACTCTGTCCCACTTTAGGGAAATCTTGGATTTCATATGCTTCTTGGTGTTATAATCAAGCTAGATCATCGTTGCGTGCCCCCTGTGAAGCTACCCTTTTTTCTTGCTCATTTTCTGCTGTTCTTGATTCTGAAATCCAACCAACAAGATATAAGTTAACAGAGGAAGAATTTTTGAAAGTGAAAGACATTATCTCAAAGCTTCTCCGGGGAAGATACTGGGGCAAAGTGTTGAATGAAGATGGAGATTCTGATGTTTGCTGCTCTGAATCTTCTGAAAGCATGCAAAGTGATGGCACTGCTCGCTCTCTGTTGCAGGAGGTAGTAGATACTATCGAAGCTGAAGCTGGAGCCCCTGGAGTAGAAGATTATAATGGTGAATTCTTTCCCAATACATTGACTTCTAAGTTGCAGCAATGCTTATTAAAAGCAAATGTTTTTCTAGAAGAAGCAAATGTCATATCCTTAATTAGTGATTTGGTTAATATCTGGTGGTCTTTGCGGCGTAGGAGGGTCTCTCTCTTTGGCCATGCTGCTCAAGCTTTTGTGAATTTTCTTTCATATGCATCTTCCAGATCTTTAGATGGCCAATTAACCGGCTGTAGTGAGAAGTCAAAATATAAGTCTGTGAACTATACACTCAGATCCACACTTTATGTGTTGCATATTCTTCTTAACTATGGAGTTGAGCTGAAAGACACACTTGAACCTGCACTTTCGGCAGTTCCTTTGCTACCATGGCAG GAGATAACACCTCAGCTGTTTGCTCGTCTAAGTTCCCACCCTGAACAAGCGGTTAGAAAACAATTGGAGACCTTACTAGTAAAGCTGGCTAAGCTGTCTCCTAGGTCTGTTGTCTATCCAACTCTAGTTGATGCAAACTCTTATGAAAGAGAACCTTCTGAGGAGCTTCAGAAAATACTGGCTTGTTTG AATGAGCTGTATCCTAAGTTAGTTCAGGATGTCCAGTTGATGATAACAGAGCTTGAAAATGTAACAGTCCTCTGGGAGGAATTATGGCTCAGCACACTTCAAGATCTTCATGCAG ATGTAATGAGGCGCATAAATTTGCTGAAAGAGGAGGCTGCACGAATTGCAGAAAACCCAACTCTTAGCCATGGAGAGAAGAACAAGATCAATGCTGCAAAGTACTCAGCAATGATGGCTCCTATTGTTGTTGTCCTAGAGCGTCGTTTTGCTTCTACTTCTCGTAAACCTGAAACTCCTCATGAAATTTGGTTCCATGATGTGTACAAGGAGCAAATAAAATCTGCTATCGTAACTTTCAAGACCCCCCCTGCATCTGCTGCAGCTCTTGGGGATGTTTGGCGACCATTTGATAATGTTGCTGCATCCTTGGCATCTTATCAAAGGAAATCCTCAGTATCGCTAGGGGAAGTCGCACCACAGTTGGCTATTCTATCATCATCTGATGCTCCAATGCCTGGTCTTGAGAAGCAAATGACGGTTTCTGAATCTGAAGAGGGACTTAATACCTCTTCCAGTGGAATTGTCACAATTGCTTCTTTCTGTGAACAGGTAGCAATTTTATCGACCAAGACAAAACCTAAAAAGATTGTTATAGTAGGCTCTGATGGGGAGAAGTACACATATCTGTTGAAAGGGCGTGAAGATCTGCGGCTTGATGCCAGAATAATGCAGCTGCTACAAGCAGTTAACAATTTTCTGCATTCATCATCTGCTGTACAGAGTCAGTCTGTCTGCGTTCGCTTCTATTCCGTCACTCCTATTAGTGGTCGAGCTGGTCTCATCCAGTGGGTGGATAATGTAGTAAGTATTTACAGCATCTTTAAGGCATGGCAGAGTCGAGTCCAGCTGGCACAACTTTCTGCGCTAGGTGCTAATGCAAAACAGACAGTTCCTCCACCTGTTCCTCGGCCAATGGACATGTTTTATGGTAAGATCATACCTGCGCTTAAAGAGAAGGGAATAAGAAGAGTAATATCAAGAAGAGATTGGCCTCATGAAGTTAAACGAAAGGTACTTTTGGATCTCATGAAGGAAGCCCCTAAGCAACTTCTTTACCAGGAACTTTGGTGCGCAAGTGAGGGATTCAAGGCCTTCAGCTCGAAATTGAAGAG ATATTCAGGGAGTGTAGCAGCCATGAGCATCATTGGCCACGTTTTAGGCCTTGGAGATCGCCATTTGGATAATATTCTTATCGATTTTTGCTCTGGGGATATTGTGCATATCGATTACAATGTCTGCTTTGATAAAGGGCAAAGATTAAAGATCCCAGAAATAGTGCCTTTCCGACTGACACAGACAATTGAAGCAGCTCTAGGGTTAACTGGCGTAGAGGGTACATTTAGAGCTAATTGTGAAGCTGTTCTTGGTGTTCTAAAGAAGAACAAGGACATAATCTTGATGTTACTTGAGGTCTTTGTATGGGATCCCCTTGTGGAATGGACACGTGAAGACTTCCATGATGATGCAGCAATTTTCGGAGAGGAAAGGAAGGGGATGGATCTCGCTGTCAGTTTGAGTCTATTTGCCTCCCGCATGCAAGAAATTCGTATTCCCTTGCAG GAGCATCATGATCTTCTCCTGTCTACCTTACCAGCTGTCGAATCTGGTCTTGAG AGATTTATAAACATCATGAATCAGTATGAAGTTGTCTCTGGTCTTTATCGTCGTGCTGACCAAGAGAGATCTAACCTTGTTCTACGTGAGACATCTGCGAAGTCACTTGTTGCTGAAGCTACTTCTACTTCAGAGAACATTCGGGCTTCTCTTGAAATGCAGGCTCGAGAATTGGCACAAGCTCAAGCTGTCGTAATGGAGAAAGCTCAAGAAGCAACAACTTGGATTGAACAGCATGGAAGGACCCTTGATGCTCTAAGAAGCAGTTCGATCCCAGATATCAGAGCCAGCATAAAGCTGACTGCTAAAGAAGAATCTCTATCTCTTGTATCTGCTGTTCTAGTGGCTGGGGTTCCTTTGACTGTTGTCCCTGAACCCACTCAAGCTCAGTGCAATGATATAGATAGAGAAGTTTCTCACTTAGTAGCTGAGCTGGATCATGGACTTTCTCCAGCAATATCAACAATCCAAACGTATTCTTTGGCTTTGCAACGGATCTTGCCAATCAACTACCACACCTCCAGTCCAGTCCATGGTTGGGCTCAAGTTCTTCAGCTTGCAGTAAATACGCTGTCCTCTGACATTCTATCGCTCAGCCGAAGGCAGGCTGCTGAACTTATTGGAAAGGCACATGGTGATGGTATTGATTCTGTTAAAAATAGATATGATGATCTTTGCCTTAAAGTGGGTCAGTATGCAGCAGAAATAGAGAGAATGGAAGAAGAGTGTGCAGAGCTCGTTAACTCAACTGGTCCTGAGACTGAATTAAGAGCTAAAAATAGTCTATTGTCTGCTTTCAAGAACTACATGGAGTCTGCTGGTTTTGAGAGGAAAGAAGATTCTGGTCAGTTAGGATCTTCAGTTCACGGAGGCTCACAAGATGGTGGTTTGCACGGGAACTTTCAAGAGACCAAGGAAAAGGTTCTATCAGTTCTGAAAGCAGCTTTTAGTTCAATATATAACGATGTTAAGAATAAAATACTCGATAACTTGAGTCATTTCACTAGGAGAAGACACACGGACATGATATTGTGCTCTGATCTTGGAAACTTTTTCTCTGAGTTTGAGGAGCAAGTAGAAAAATGCATGCTTGTAGCAAAGTTTCTGAATGAACTTCAGCAGTATGTCAGCATGGATTATAGGGGCATTGACACAGCTGTTGACACTTCTGAATCTTTGTTTGATAGTAATTGGACTTCAATTTTTAAAACCAGTCTGTTTTCCTGTAAAAATTTGGTGGTTCAAATGGTTGAAGTTGTCCTACCAGAGGTCATCAGATCGGTCATTTTGTTCAATACCGAAGTCATGGATGTGTTTGCATCACTCTCGCAAATCAGGAGATCCATAGATACAGCATTAGAGCAGCTTATTGAGGTTGAATTGGAGAGAGCTTCTTTAGCTGAGCTTGAGCAGAATTACTTTGTTAAGGTTGGTCTCATCACTGAGCAGCAGTTGGCTCTTGAAGAAGCTACTGTTAAGGGAAGAGACCACTTATCTTGGGAAGAGGCTGAGGAATTAGCCTCTCAAGAAGAAGCATGTAGAGCCCAACTTGACAAGCTCCACCAGAGTTGGAACCAGAAGGACGTCCGAACTTCATCTCTTGTACAGAAAGAAGCTACCATTAGAAGTTCTCTGGTTTCTTTAGAACAGAATCTGCAATCTATGATCTCTCATGAACATGATAAGGAGCTACATCTTTTCAGAAGCAGAGCTCTTATGGCTGCACTAATGCAGCCCTTCTCTGAATTGGAAGCAGTTGATCGAGAATTGTCGTTGCTTGGGCCACCTTTTGAATCTGGTTCAACCAGGATTTATCACCTAAAAAATTTATTTAATTCAGGATGCCCCCTATCTGAATATATTTGGAAATTTCCTGGCATATGGAGCAATCATGCATTCTTTGTGTGGAAGGTTTATATAGTGGACTCTTTTCTTGATTCCTGCACACAAAATATAGCTTTACAAGCTGATCAAAGTTTGGGATTTGATCAACTTGTAAATATAGTGAAGAAAAAACTTGAATCTCAGCTTCAAGAAAATGTTGAGCAGTACTTGAAAGAGAAAGTTGCGCATGTTTTAATTACAAGGTTAGAGAAAGAAAGTGAATATTTGAAGCAAGTGACAGAGACAACAGAAGATCTTACTTGTGATCAAGGAAATAACCACTTTGCAGCCGTAAGAAATGTGCAAAGCATGCTTCAGGAGTACTGCAATGCACATGAAACTGTCAGAGCAGCAAAATCAGCTGCTTCCCTCATGAAGAGGCAGGTGAGTGAGTTGAAGGAGGCTCTTCTTAAGACCAGCCTTGAAATTGTTCAGATTGAATGGATGCATGATATAAATGCTAATCTAATGCAAAAAAGAAGGCTGATATCTCATAAGTATCTTTCAAGTGATGCTAGACTCCTTCCAGTTCTTATAAATATCAGCAGACCTCAATTGCTTGAAAATTTTCAATCATCGATTACAAAAATAGCTAGAGCTCTGGAGGGCCTGCAAGCTTGTGAGAGAACTTCTGTCGCAGCAGAAGGGCAGCTTGAGAGAGCTATGAGCTGGGCTTGTGGAGGTGCAAGTTCAACTTCTGCTGGAAATACTTTGGCAAGGAATCCAGGCATACCTCAGGAATTCCATGATCATCTAATGAGGCGGCAACAGTTATTATGTGAAGTTCGAGAAAAGGCATCAGATGTGATGAAACTTTGCATCTCCATATTGAAGTTTGAGTTGTCGAGAGATGGCTTTTTCCAGACTTCAGAAGAATTTTATCCATCCAGGAGCATTGCAGATAGCAGGACCTGGCAGCAAGGTTACTTAAATGCTCTGACAAACTTGGACGTCACTTTTCATTCCTTTACTC ATACTGAACAAGAATGGAAACTTGCACAGAGCAAAATGGAGACTGCTTCAAGTGGTTTATTCTCTGCATCTAACGAACTCTGCGTTGCTTCTGTCAAAGCTAAGTCAGCATCAG GGGATCTTCAAAGCACTCTGCTTGCGATGAGGGATTGTTCCTATGAATTAAGTGTGGCGCTATCTGCATTTGAGGCCATTACAAGGGGGCGTACTGCTTTGACATCTGAATGTGGTTCGATGCTTGAAGAG GTTCTGGCGGTAACAGAAGGTGTGCATGATGTTCACAGCATAGCAAAAGAGGCTACTGCTTTGCACTCGTCTCTTATGGAAGATCTATCAAAG GCAAATGGCATCCTACTTCCACTTGAATCTTTATTATGCAAGGATGTTGCTACCATGACTGAAGCTATGACAAAGGAAAGAGAGGCGACGATGGAAATATCTCCTGTTCATGGACAAGCTATATTCCAGTCTTATCATGTTAAAGTTGAAAAAACTTATGAAGTCTTTAAGCCCTTGGTTCAGTCTCTCACAATTTCTGTCGAG